Proteins encoded in a region of the Vibrio sp. CB1-14 genome:
- a CDS encoding ABC transporter substrate-binding protein, with product MRAIWALCVYCLLSGTAIAAKGDNTPHQADSRVLFVNPGFAQESFWHDVDLYAQAAADALGLQLEIIHGKRDRLLTRQELVERLQQSPTPDFVILVNEKGAGLALLESITSPQIKVTFALNDLSSNDKRLVSNIPDWSKRLLPGVFPDNYHIGFVSAQDLFVKGRGQPGDFLLISGDKTTPASNNREAGATSFIMQNENTSLAQRVHGDWSESIAYEQTKILLNRHDNVRYLWTANDHMAFGAIKAIEEANIPIGSDIFVGTINTSNQVLNALAQGEVSSLAGGHFTAVGLSLVKIHHYLHNEPWPQRTKYNLFQPVLYPSEFYNILKDKDWQRIDFRKIDIQQNPIDPFVPKSEELK from the coding sequence ATGAGAGCGATTTGGGCGCTTTGCGTCTACTGTTTATTATCAGGCACAGCCATTGCAGCAAAAGGCGACAATACGCCGCATCAAGCTGATAGCCGAGTGTTGTTCGTAAACCCCGGGTTTGCGCAAGAGAGCTTTTGGCATGATGTCGACCTCTATGCACAAGCGGCGGCAGATGCTTTGGGCTTACAGCTCGAGATCATCCATGGTAAACGTGACCGACTTCTCACCCGTCAAGAGCTTGTCGAAAGATTGCAGCAAAGTCCCACTCCGGATTTTGTCATTCTCGTGAACGAAAAAGGGGCAGGACTCGCCTTGCTGGAGTCCATAACGTCGCCACAAATCAAAGTTACTTTTGCACTCAATGACTTATCATCCAATGACAAACGACTTGTCTCCAACATACCTGACTGGTCCAAGCGTCTACTACCTGGGGTATTTCCAGACAACTATCATATCGGGTTTGTCAGTGCACAGGATCTGTTTGTTAAAGGCAGAGGACAGCCGGGTGACTTTCTACTCATCTCTGGTGATAAAACCACTCCTGCATCCAACAATCGAGAGGCAGGGGCAACATCATTTATCATGCAAAATGAGAATACTTCCTTAGCCCAACGCGTGCACGGAGACTGGTCGGAATCCATTGCCTATGAACAGACCAAAATCTTGTTGAATAGACATGACAACGTACGCTACCTATGGACAGCCAACGATCACATGGCGTTTGGCGCGATTAAGGCCATCGAAGAAGCCAATATCCCAATCGGCAGTGACATCTTTGTTGGGACAATCAACACATCCAACCAAGTGTTAAACGCATTGGCACAGGGCGAAGTCTCCTCTCTGGCGGGAGGCCATTTCACCGCGGTGGGTCTGTCGTTAGTCAAAATCCATCACTATTTGCACAATGAACCTTGGCCACAGCGCACCAAATACAATTTGTTCCAACCGGTACTTTATCCCTCTGAGTTCTACAACATATTAAAAGATAAAGACTGGCAGCGGATAGATTTCCGAAAAATCGACATTCAACAAAACCCTATCGATCCATTTGTACCCAAGTCTGAGGAGCTCAAGTGA